Proteins encoded by one window of Oreochromis niloticus isolate F11D_XX linkage group LG17, O_niloticus_UMD_NMBU, whole genome shotgun sequence:
- the LOC109195216 gene encoding uncharacterized protein LOC109195216, with protein sequence MSTNMDEAHSKGARPKEPKPPQDGASVKSASSVSRYSSRSNVSAAAAHGRAKAEAARARVAFAQREISIKVDKARLEANLEALNLEKEAAAAIAQAEVLEAAAEIEVKAHSSWKSLPVMVQSTHERVSNYIRDQTMQLNQRDEPVNLSISEHPIEKSPPPSAKYIIKDEYIVKDTWPTLFQPQPSSKVTHAYQTAHTSIPSAQPDINARLQVNSEGLLQEQKSNTPYTKPELIFPQYSNNSHTHPPESSVMMDMAKYLARKELVSTGLTHFDDHPESFRAWKSAFSNTIKGLDLTASEQLDLLSKWLGKESSAYVKRLRAVHIDNPNTALKMVWDRLDERYGAPEVIGSALFRKLDSFPKITNKDNYRLRDLGDLLMELLSAKEDGYLPGLAYLDTARGIKPILEKLPYNLQEKWITQGSKYKEDYKVGYPPFSFFTSFICYQAKTRNDPSFALSGSSPVTEKPISRHTNLRTPVSVHTTKVVSEAPQSDPDPREDISKHCPIHKKPHPLKKCRGFRLKTIEERKMYLKDQGICFKCCASTSHLARDCKVVLKCDECNSDKHITALHPGPPQLSTKALSPPTGDGREPEKEDTIPEPVASPALKFVAIAPGQNLVPRYVLLRFTLKSAHNKPSKCMLCSMTRATSL encoded by the coding sequence ATGTCAACAAACATGGACGAAGCACACTCCAAAGGTGCAAGACCTAAGGAACCAAAGCCTCCTCAAGACGGAGCATCAGTTAAAAGCGCTAGTTCAGTTTCCAGATATTCAAGTAGATCAAAtgtcagtgcagcagcagcgcATGGGAGAGCCAAGGCAGAAGCTGCTCGCGCACGTGTTGCCTTCGCACAGAGAGAGATCAGCATTAAAGTTGACAAAGCAAGATTAGAAGCTAATCTCGAAGCCTTAAATCTGGAAAAGGAAGCTGCAGCTGCAATTGCACAAGCAGAAGTtttggaagcagcagcagagataGAGGTTAAAGCACATTCAAGTTGGAAAAGTCTCCCAGTTATGGTGCAGAGTACACATGAACGTGTAAGTAACTATATCAGAGACCAAACTATGCAGCTTAACCAACGCGATGAACCAGTCAATCTCTCAATATCAGAGCATCCCATCGAGAAGAGCCCTCCACCATCGGCTAAGTACATTATTAAAGATGAGTATATTGTGAAAGACACATGGCCCACACTTTTCCAGCCACAACCAAGTTCCAAGGTAACGCATGCATACCAAACCGCTCACACCTCTATCCCATCAGCTCAGCCAGATATAAACGCTCGCCTCCAAGTTAACAGTGAGGGACTCCTGCAAGAACAAAAGAGCAATACACCCTACACTAAACCAGAGCTAATTTTTCCTCAGTACTCTAACAATTCTCATACACACCCTCCAGAGTCTTCAGTGATGATGGACATGGCGAAGTACCTGGCACGAAAAGAGCTTGTGAGCACTGGCTTAACCCACTTTGATGATCATCCAGAGTCATTCAGGGCATGGAAATCTGCCTTCTCCAATACCATTAAGGGTTTGGACCTTACTGCAAGTGAACAGCTGGATTTACTTTCAAAATGGCTTGGGAAGGAATCTTCTGCATACGTCAAGCGCCTAAGAGCAGTTCATATTGACAACCCAAATACTGCACTCAAAATGGTCTGGGACAGGCTCGATGAACGCTACGGTGCTCCAGAAGTCATCGGAAGTGCCCTCTTTAGGAAGTTGGACAGCTTtcctaaaataacaaacaaggACAATTACAGGTTAAGGGATCTTGGAGATCTATTGATGGAACTACTTTCAGCAAAAGAGGATGGCTACTTGCCCGGCTTAGCATACCTGGATACCGCCCGTGGCATCAAACCCATCTTGGAAAAACTGCCATATAACCTGCAAGAAAAATGGATCACTCAAGGGTCGAAATACAAAGAGGACTACAAGGTTGGTTATccccccttttccttttttacttCCTTCATCTGCTATCAAGCTAAAACAAGAAACGATCCCAGCTTTGCTCTTTCTGGAAGCAGTCCTGTCACAGAAAAGCCTATCTCACGCCACACAAATTTAAGAACCCCAGTCTCAGTGCATACAACCAAAGTCGTTTCTGAGGCCCCACAAAGCGATCCAGATCCTAGAGAGGATATATCCAAGCATTGCCCCATCCATAAAAAACCCCACCCCTTAAAGAAATGCCGTGGGTTCAGGCTAAAGACTATTGAAGAACGCAAAATGTACTTGAAAGATCAAGGCATCTGTTTCAAATGCTGTGCATCCACATCTCATCTCGCACGAGACTGCAAAGTCGTCCTGAAATGTGATGAGTGCAACAGTGACAAGCACATCACAGCTCTTCATCCCGGTCCACCACAACTGTCCACCAAGGCCTTAAGTCCCCCAACAGGTGACGGCAGGGAGCCGGAAAAAGAGGACACTATCCCAGAACCAGTTGCAAGCCCTGCACTGAAGTTTGTGGCGATTGCGCCAGGTCAAAATCTTGTTCCAAGATATGTCTTGTTAAGGTTTACCCTAAAGAGTGCCCACAACAAGCCAtcaaaatgtatgctatgctcGATGACCAGAGCAACAAGTCTCTAG
- the LOC102082819 gene encoding uncharacterized protein LOC102082819 encodes MSDLPQERLSTSPPFTYTGVDIFGPWAVIARRTRGGMAQSKRWAVFFTCMSTRAVHIEVIESLDTSSFINSLRRFFAIRGASDHLYSDCGTNFVGACKELEFQKVLSKSEVQRYTNNRGCTWHFNPPHSSHMGGAWERMIGVARRILDSMLMRTPSSSLTHEVLCTLMAEVTAIINSRPLVSVSSDPDVPQILTPAMLLTQKQSVPPPPGTFTEKDLYKQQWRQVQRLADQFWNRWKREYLQTLQLRRKWQESSPNIERGDVVLMKDDRTCRNDWPMALVTNTFPGGDGNVRKIEIRVVRDGVAKVFLRPITEFTCGEI; translated from the exons atGTCAGACCTGCCGCAGGAGCGACTAAGCACTTCACCACCCTTTACCTACACTGGTGTGGACATTTTCGGTCCTTGGGCCGTGATAGCCAGGCGCACAAGAGGAGGCATGGCTCAGAGTAAGCGTTGGGCCGTTTTCTTCACTTGCATGAGCACACGTGCAGTCCACATAGAAGTGATAGAGTCTTTAGACACCTCTTCGTTCATCAACTCCTTGAGGAGATTCTTTGCAATCCGAGGTGCTTCTGATCACCTATACTCAGATTGTGGAACCAATTTCGTTGGTGCTTGCAAAGAGTTGGAGTTCCAAAAGGTTTTGTCAAAGTCAGAAGTTCAGAGATACACCAACAATCGCGGATGTACATGGCATTTCAATCCACCTCACTCCTCGCACATGGGCGGTGCGTGGGAACGCATGATAGGAGTTGCAAGGAGAATCCTAGACTCAATGCTGATGCGTACTCCCTCCTCCAGTTTGACCCACGAAGTCCTGTGCACCCTGATGGCGGAGGTGACAGCCATCATCAACTCTAGACCGCTTGTCTCTGTCTCTTCAGATCCTGACGTTCCTCAGATACTTACCCCAGCAATGCTTCTCACTCAGAAGCAGAGTGTTCCACCTCCTCCAGGGACGTTCACTGAGAAGGACCTGTATAAGCAACAGTGGCGCCAAGTGCAAAGATTGGCTGACCAATTCTGGAATCGTTGGAAACGCGAATACTTGCAGACACTGCAACTTCGTCGTAAATGGCAAGAGTCCAGCCCAAACATCGAAAGAGGTGACGTTGTCTTGATGAAAGATGATCGTACATGCCGGAACGATTGGCCCATGGCTCTTGTGACGAACACCTTCCCCGGCGGTGATGGAAACGTCCGCAAGATCGAGATCCGGGTCGTCAGAGACGGAGTGGCCAAAGTGTTCCTCAGGCCTATAACGGAG TTCACATGTGGGGAAATTTGA